One region of Corvus moneduloides isolate bCorMon1 chromosome 1, bCorMon1.pri, whole genome shotgun sequence genomic DNA includes:
- the BMI1 gene encoding polycomb complex protein BMI-1 isoform X1 translates to MHRTTRIKITELNPHLMCVLCGGYFIDATTIIECLHSFCKTCIVRYLETSKYCPICDVQVHKTRPLLNIRSDKTLQDIVYKLVPGLFKNEMKRRRDFYAAHPSADAANGSNEDRGEVADEDKRIITDDEIISLSIEFFDQNRLERKGNKDKEKSKEEVNDKRYLRCPAAMTVMHLRKFLRSKMDIPNTFQIDVMYEEEPLKDYYTLMDIAYIYTWRRNGPLPLKYRVRPTCKRMKISHQREGLNNSGELESDSGSDKASSPAGGIPSTSSCLPSPSTPVQSPHPQFPHISSTMNGTSSSPNSNHQSSFTNRARKTSINGSSATSSG, encoded by the exons ATGCACCGAACAACCAGAATCAAAATAACCGAGCTAAACCCCCATCTCATGTGCGTGCTCTGCGGCGGGTACTTCATTGATGCAACAACCATCATAGAGTGCCTCCACTCCT TCTGTAAGACCTGTATCGTGCGTTACTTGGAGACCAGCAAGTATTGTCCTATTTGTGATGTCCAAGTTCACAAAACTCGACCGCTTTTGAATATAAG GTCAGATAAAACTCTCCAAGATATTGTATACAAGCTAGTGCCAGGCCTTTTCAAAA atgaaatgaaaagaagaagggaTTTTTATGCTGCTCATCCGTCGGCTGATG CTGCCAATGGCTCTAATGAAGACAGAGGAGAAGTGGCTGATGAAGACAAAAGAATTATAACAGACGACGAGATAATAAGCTTATCCATTGAATTCTTTGACCAGAATAG ACTGGAGCGAAAAGGAAATaaggacaaagaaaaatcaaaggaagaG GTGAATGACAAAAGATACTTGCGCTGCCCAGCAGCAATGACAGTGATGCATCTAAGAAAGTTCCTGCGGAGTAAGATGGATATACCTAACACTTTCCAG ATCGATGTGATGTATGAAGAGGAGCCTTTGAAGGACTACTACACCCTAATGGATATTGCCTACATCTATACCTGGAGGCGG aATGGGCCTCTGCCCTTGAAATACCGAGTCCGACCTACTTGCAAGAGGATGAAGATCAGTCACCAGAGGGAAGGCTTGAATAACAGTGGGGAGCTGGAAAGTGACTCTGGGAGCGACAAGGcgagcagcccagcaggaggcatcccctccacctcctcctgtttgcccagccccagcacgcCAGTCCAGTCTCCTCACCCCCAGTTCCCCCACATCTCCAGCACCATGaatggcaccagcagcagccccaacAGTAACCACCAGTCCTCCTTTACCAACAGAGCTCGGAAAACATCAATAAACGGCTCCTCAGCCACTTCATCTGGTTGA